From Toxorhynchites rutilus septentrionalis strain SRP chromosome 2, ASM2978413v1, whole genome shotgun sequence, a single genomic window includes:
- the LOC129768858 gene encoding splicing factor C9orf78, producing the protein MSEEEQLPVKVEFKSKSRRNIRKRKDSDDSVEETNEDNLLSKLEEMKDRQKLRSKPNGINILSLAIGKKISTEEGVANKDPFNVKSGGMVNMQALKTGKIKTVEDPYDTGIGTQFSAETNKRDEDEEMMKYIEDQLSKKKGIAKESSGEVDPDIPSKYLSPEEAALLSLPSHLSHTSSQRSEEMLSNQMLSGIPEVDLGIEAKIRNIEATEDAKLKFLQEQQNKKDLPSHFVPSNMAVNFIQHNRFKIDQPVPQKRRHPQESGREDKAPKKATDDYHFDKFKKQYRRH; encoded by the exons ATGTCAGAAGAAGAGCAATTGCCAGTAAAAGTAGAGTTTAAATCAAAATCCCGCAGAAACATCCGAAAGCGAAAAGATTCCGATGATTCTGTGGAAGAAACCAATGAGGATAATTTGCT ATCCAAACTGGAAGAAATGAAAGACAGGCAGAAACTACGCAGCAAACCGAATGGAATCAATATTTTAAGTTTAGCAATAGGAAAAAAGATTTCCACCGAGGAGGGAGTTGCAAAT AAAGATCCTTTCAACGTGAAATCTGGTGGAATGGTGAACATGCAAGCCTTGAAAACAGGCAAAATAAAAACCGTAGAAGATCCGTACGATACCGGAATAGGAACGCAGTTTTCGGCAGAAACGAACAAACGTGACGAAGACGAAGAAATGATGAA ATATATTGAAGACCAACTGAGCAAGAAGAAAGGTATCGCAAAGGAATCCAGCGGTGAAGTAGACCCCGATATCCCCAGCAAGTATCTCAGTCCCGAGGAAGCCGCTTTACTGTCGCTGCCATCTCATTTGAGTCATACATCATCCCAAAGGTCGGAGGAGATGTTGTCCAATCAGATGCTGAGTGGTATTCCAGAGGTAGATCTTGGAATAGAGGcaaaaataagaaatattgAAGCTACAGAAGATGCGAAGCTTAAATTTCTTCAAGAACAGCAAAACAAGAAAGATCTTCCCTCTCACTTTGTGCCATCGAATATGGCCGTGAATTTCATTCAACACAATCGATTCAAGATTGATCAACCCGTACCGCAGAAAAGACGACACCCGCAGGAATCGGGCCGGGAAGACAAAGCGCCCAAAAAAGCCACCGATGATTATCATTTTGACAAGTTTAAGAAACAATATAGGAGGCATTGA
- the LOC129769349 gene encoding ribosome biogenesis protein SLX9 homolog, which translates to MGKLNKKLTLSKGALKTSTDTETKSVSGPFPIYRSNPVQLNGPEPKSFKIPPKASKIVKPNLHPAETKTVINDKEDKTPIKSKKIRKVAITRMNKKDKKKFRKEEVLKKIELTQKAFKDDKDRKKREKTAVTGDMRPLLDALPSLDSLFKLKPADTLKTGVPKYDKKAVPKTKQQLKAAKHKENKREFLNRCQKVNQVLKSRKFKKDPKKMIAEHIRNSRKEQIQLLLGS; encoded by the coding sequence ATGGGGAAACTCAACAAAAAGCTAACGTTATCAAAAGGAGCCCTCAAAACATCAACAGATACCGAAACAAAGTCAGTGTCTGGACCGTTTCCCATATATCGTTCCAATCCGGTGCAATTGAATGGACCTGAACCGAAGAGTTTTAAAATTCCTCCTAAAGCATCGAAAATAGTTAAGCCAAATTTACATCCTGCTGAAACGAAAACCGTGATAAACGATAAGGAAGACAAAACACCAATCAAATCGAAGAAGATCCGTAAAGTGGCCATCACCCGAATGAACAAGAAAGACAAAAAGAAATTTCGTAAAGAAGAGGTTTTGAAAAAGATCGAGCTCACACAGAAAGCTTTTAAAGACGATAAAGATCGGAAGAAGCGTGAGAAAACAGCTGTGACCGGTGATATGAGGCCTCTACTTGATGCCTTACCGTCATTAGACTCGTTGTTCAAACTGAAACCTGCTGATACTCTTAAGACAGGAGTTCCAAAGTATGATAAGAAAGCAGTACCCAAAACAAAACAGCAGCTTAAAGCAGCAAAACATAAGGAAAACAAGCGAGAGTTCCTGAACCGATGCCAGAAGGTCAATCAGGTGCTGAAGTCGAGAAAGTTCAAGAAGGATCCAAAGAAAATGATAGCGGAACATATCAGAAATTCAAGGAAAGAACAGATACAGCTCTTGTTGGGCAGCTGA